From the Verrucomicrobiales bacterium genome, one window contains:
- a CDS encoding HAD-IIIC family phosphatase: protein MNGLLISDFNIENLASYLRNDKQKPLIESVKVSYGQVTQALLDAGAEEWSPRPDFTLVWTRPESALMAFRRWIEFQESSLDQLLQQVDDFAALLLAAASRTSLLFVPLWSLPPCHPGHGLLDLSGQHGVARALMRANERLLERLDGQANIFPLLTSKWLELSGAGAHSARLWYLGKIPFSNEVFKAAARDLRSGIRGIQGKSRKVIICDLDDTLWGGIVGDDGWRQLVLGGHDPVGEALVDFQRELKSLTRRGVILGIVSKNEESVALDAIRQHPEMILRVEDFAGWRINWQDKAKNISDLMAELNLGLDSAVFLDDNPVERERVKEALPEVLVPDWPVDKKQYVQALLALDCFDRPGITQEDRARASMYTTDRQRDELRSTVGSLDDWLEKLEIVVRVSPLSQENLARATQLLNKTNQMNLSTRRLTEPEFLDWSHQADHWVWTVRVEDKYGDSGLTGLLGLAVVDGRARIVDFVLSCRVLGRKAEETMLHLAVEWARKLGLSEVEAVYLPTPKNKPCLDLFSKSGFVRGEGDRFVWKSEAPYPRVPFVKLEK from the coding sequence GTGAACGGGCTGTTGATCTCTGATTTTAATATCGAGAACTTGGCTTCCTATTTAAGGAACGACAAACAGAAGCCATTGATCGAGTCGGTGAAGGTTTCCTATGGCCAGGTGACCCAGGCGCTGCTGGATGCCGGGGCGGAAGAGTGGTCGCCGCGTCCGGATTTCACCTTGGTGTGGACACGTCCGGAGTCGGCCCTGATGGCGTTTCGTCGATGGATCGAGTTTCAGGAAAGCTCGCTGGACCAACTGCTTCAGCAGGTGGACGACTTTGCTGCCCTGCTCCTCGCTGCCGCTAGTCGCACCTCGCTTCTCTTCGTGCCGCTTTGGTCCCTGCCCCCCTGTCATCCCGGCCATGGTCTGCTCGACCTGTCTGGACAACACGGGGTTGCCCGGGCGCTGATGCGCGCGAATGAGCGGCTGCTGGAACGATTGGACGGCCAGGCCAATATTTTTCCCTTGCTGACCTCCAAGTGGCTCGAGCTGTCGGGGGCGGGGGCTCACAGCGCCAGGCTGTGGTACCTCGGAAAAATCCCATTTTCAAACGAGGTTTTTAAAGCGGCTGCCCGCGATCTGCGATCCGGGATTCGCGGAATCCAGGGAAAATCCAGAAAGGTGATCATCTGTGATCTGGACGATACCCTTTGGGGCGGAATTGTGGGAGATGATGGCTGGCGACAGCTGGTGTTGGGCGGACATGATCCGGTCGGAGAAGCCCTGGTCGATTTCCAGAGGGAGCTGAAGTCACTGACGCGCCGCGGCGTGATTCTGGGCATCGTTAGCAAGAACGAGGAAAGCGTCGCGTTGGATGCCATCAGGCAGCATCCGGAGATGATCTTGAGGGTGGAGGATTTTGCGGGTTGGCGCATCAACTGGCAGGACAAGGCTAAGAACATCTCCGACCTGATGGCGGAGTTGAACCTGGGCTTGGATTCTGCGGTTTTTCTGGATGACAATCCCGTCGAGCGCGAACGGGTCAAGGAGGCGTTGCCGGAAGTGCTGGTTCCAGATTGGCCCGTGGACAAGAAGCAATACGTTCAGGCGCTGTTGGCCCTGGACTGCTTCGATCGGCCCGGGATCACTCAGGAGGATCGAGCGCGAGCTTCGATGTATACCACCGACCGTCAGCGGGACGAGTTACGGAGCACGGTGGGATCTTTGGATGATTGGTTGGAGAAGCTTGAAATCGTTGTCAGGGTGAGTCCCTTATCCCAGGAGAACTTGGCCCGAGCCACCCAGCTGCTCAACAAGACCAACCAGATGAACCTTTCAACCCGGAGGCTTACGGAGCCTGAATTCCTGGACTGGAGCCATCAGGCGGATCATTGGGTTTGGACGGTTCGTGTGGAGGACAAGTACGGCGACTCAGGGTTGACGGGTCTGCTTGGACTCGCTGTGGTTGATGGCCGGGCGCGGATCGTGGACTTCGTGCTGAGCTGCCGGGTCTTGGGGAGAAAAGCCGAGGAGACAATGCTCCATCTGGCGGTCGAGTGGGCGCGTAAACTGGGCCTCAGCGAGGTGGAAGCCGTCTACCTTCCTACTCCCAAGAACAAGCCTTGCCTGGACCTTTTTTCGAAATCGGGCTTTGTACGCGGCGAGGGAGACCGCTTTGTCTGGAAGTCGGAGGCCCCTTATCCCAGGGTTCCCTTTGTCAAACTGGAGAAGTAG
- a CDS encoding acyl carrier protein: MNITKQQILDVIYESLDGLNEQLPDDKQMAKSPDTILLGDHGGLDSLGFVNFIGVLEEGLESRLKCSPGLSGPNDSFETVQNLVDLIFSKVSK, from the coding sequence ATGAATATCACCAAGCAACAGATCCTGGATGTCATTTACGAATCCCTGGACGGGCTTAACGAGCAGCTGCCCGATGACAAACAGATGGCCAAGTCGCCCGACACCATTTTACTGGGGGATCACGGAGGCCTGGATTCCCTCGGATTTGTGAACTTTATCGGTGTGCTGGAGGAGGGGCTCGAGTCCCGGCTGAAATGCAGTCCAGGTTTGTCTGGTCCCAACGATTCGTTTGAAACCGTACAGAATCTGGTCGATTTAATCTTCTCTAAGGTCTCGAAGTGA